One window of the Zea mays cultivar B73 chromosome 3, Zm-B73-REFERENCE-NAM-5.0, whole genome shotgun sequence genome contains the following:
- the LOC100272783 gene encoding phospho-N-acetylmuramoyl-pentapeptide-transferase homolog isoform X1, with product MAVKSRAEGALTIAAHRFATIDKGHKKSRTQQGLMNNVGLVAFLVMLLFFVDWCSWKIVRLPLDSFYLTRPFLTSAVLSALAGFLFAPVADSLKIHHFRRRGKSVSPSSRKPTPGMGGLFFVPVGIFVAKREVGSNSNGVNGAAMITLIFAMVGLLDDISSLAVDHNYKIPRWIRFLVQIVAGIYFSNWLGSTDISTPYSMKYLVPLPPPFGLALIGKVYMVLAAACSLSMGPAVTLVDGLDGLAGGIAALALIALSVAALPICSEFSVFGASMSGACIGFLFHNRYRASVVMSRVGSFALGGAVATIASCSGMFLPMLIACSLFFVELLFAILQVPFHMAKNSFRGTSRHPLKIRPSHYYLRLLGIKEPYIVAGAYMISCFLTLLAGYLGLVSA from the exons ATGGCAGTCAAGAGCCGGGCCGAGGGTGCACTAACTATAGCTGCCCATAGGTTCGCCACGATTGACAAAGGGCATAAGAAGAGCAG AACTCAACAAGGGCTGATGAATAATGTTGGACTGGTTGCTTTCTTAGTGATGTTACTTTTCTTTGTCGACTGGTGTTCTTGGAAGATTGTTAGACTACCACTGGACTCTTTTTACTTGACACGTCCTTTTTTAACATCGGCAGTTTTATCAGCACTTGCTGGATTCCTTTTTGCACCAGTCGCTGATAGTCTGAAGATCCACCATTTCCGGAGGAGAGGAAAGTCTGTTTCTCCATCAAGTAGAAAGCCAACCCCTGGAATGGGAGGATTATTCTTTGTTCCTGTTGGTATTTTTGTTGCAAAAAGAGAGGTTGGTTCCAACTCGAATGGAGTTAATGGAGCAGCTATGATTACCCTCATATTTGCGATGGTTGGGTTGCTTGATGATATTTCTAGTCTAGCAGTAGATCACAATTATAAAATACCGCGATGGATAAGGTTCTTGGTTCAA ATTGTTGCTGGCATTTACTTCTCTAACTGGTTGGGTTCTACAGATATTTCAACACCATATAGCAT GAAATATCTGGTTCCTCTGCCGCCTCCTTTCGGCCTTGCACTCATTGGAAAAGTATATATGGTTCTGGCTGCTGCATGTTCACTTTCCATGGGTCCGGCAGTAACACTCGTTGATGGTCTTGATGGTTTGGCTGGTGGTATTGCTGCTTTGGCACTCATAGCACTATCTGTTGCAGCTCTCCCGATTTGCTCTG AATTCAGTGTTTTTGGAGCATCAATGTCAGGTGCTTGCATTGGGTTTCTTTTTCACAACAGATACAGGGCCTCCGTGGTTATGAGCCGGGTTGGTTCTTTCGCACTCGGAGGAGCAGTTGCCACAATTGCATCATGCAGTGGAATGTTTCTTCCAATGTTAATAGCATGCAGTCTCTTCTTTGTTGAGCTACTGTTTGCAATATTGCAG GTTCCTTTTCACATGGCTAAAAACTCTTTCCGCGGAACAAGCAGACATCCCCTGAAAATCCGCCCCTCGCATTACTACCTCAGACTTCTAGGGATAAAGGAACCTTATATCGTGGCGGGCGCATACATGATATCATGCTTCCTAACTCTGTTGGCAGGATACCTTGGCcttgtctcagcgtag
- the LOC100194309 gene encoding Basic leucine zipper 2, protein MAQLPPKIPTVAPAWPEFGGGHQQQRSPSVGTFLAAAPMQPSWVDEFLDFSAAKRGAHRRSVSDSVAFLEPEPGPGDGNAGAHDFDRLDDDQLLSMFSDDLQPPPPQPQTQAAPAPVASSSSPSDHNSINDEKTDRGDAEEAQSKCHGAAATATAVDPKRVKRILANRQSAQRSRVRKLQYISELERSVTSLQTEVSALSPRVAFLDHQRSLLTLGNSHLRQRIAALAQDKIFKDAHQEALRKEIERLRQIYHQQSLKSGREPDAAPSVRDDKDMIGSEGTAAPGPPS, encoded by the exons ATGGCGCAGCTGCCGCCCAAGATCCCCACCGTGGCGCCGGCGTGGCCGGAGTTCGGGGGCGGGCACCAGCAGCAGCGCAGCCCCTCCGTGGGCACGTTCCTCGCCGCCGCGCCCATGCAGCCGTCGTGGGTGGACGAGTTCCTCGACTTCTCCGCCGCCAAGCGCGGCGCGCACCGCCGCTCCGTCAGCGACTCCGTGGCCTTCCTCGAGCCCGAGCCCGGCCCCGGCGACGGCAATGCCGGGGCGCATGACTTCGACCGCCTCGACGACGATCAGCTCCTGTCCATGTTCTCCGACGACCTccaaccgccgccgccgcagccgcaGACGCAGGCCGCGCCCGCGCCGGTGGCGAGCTCGTCGTCGCCGTCCGACCACAACAGCATCAACGACGAGAAGACGGATAGGGGCGACGCCGAGGAGGCACAGAGCAAGTGCCAcggcgccgccgccaccgccaccgcggTGGATCCTAAGCGCGTCAAGAG GATCCTGGCGAACCGGCAGTCCGCGCAGCGGTCGCGCGTGCGCAAGCTGCAGTACATCTCGGAGCTGGAGCGCAGCGTCACGTCGCTCCAG ACGGAGGTGTCGGCGCTGTCCCCGCGCGTGGCGTTCCTCGACCACCAGCGCTCGCTGCTGACGCTGGGGAACAGCCACCTGAGGCAGCGGATCGCGGCGCTCGCGCAGGACAAGATCTTCAAAGATG cTCATCAGGAGGCACTGAGGAAGGAGATCGAGAGGCTGAGGCAAATCTACCACCAGCAGAGCCTGAAGAGCGGCAGGGAGCCCGACGCGGCCCCGTCGGTCCGCGACGACAAGGACATGATCGGCAGCGAGGGGACCGCCGCGCCCGGCCCGCCCTCGTGA
- the LOC100272783 gene encoding phospho-N-acetylmuramoyl-pentapeptide-transferase homolog isoform X2, with translation MGGLFFVPVGIFVAKREVGSNSNGVNGAAMITLIFAMVGLLDDISSLAVDHNYKIPRWIRFLVQIVAGIYFSNWLGSTDISTPYSMKYLVPLPPPFGLALIGKVYMVLAAACSLSMGPAVTLVDGLDGLAGGIAALALIALSVAALPICSEFSVFGASMSGACIGFLFHNRYRASVVMSRVGSFALGGAVATIASCSGMFLPMLIACSLFFVELLFAILQVPFHMAKNSFRGTSRHPLKIRPSHYYLRLLGIKEPYIVAGAYMISCFLTLLAGYLGLVSA, from the exons ATGGGAGGATTATTCTTTGTTCCTGTTGGTATTTTTGTTGCAAAAAGAGAGGTTGGTTCCAACTCGAATGGAGTTAATGGAGCAGCTATGATTACCCTCATATTTGCGATGGTTGGGTTGCTTGATGATATTTCTAGTCTAGCAGTAGATCACAATTATAAAATACCGCGATGGATAAGGTTCTTGGTTCAA ATTGTTGCTGGCATTTACTTCTCTAACTGGTTGGGTTCTACAGATATTTCAACACCATATAGCAT GAAATATCTGGTTCCTCTGCCGCCTCCTTTCGGCCTTGCACTCATTGGAAAAGTATATATGGTTCTGGCTGCTGCATGTTCACTTTCCATGGGTCCGGCAGTAACACTCGTTGATGGTCTTGATGGTTTGGCTGGTGGTATTGCTGCTTTGGCACTCATAGCACTATCTGTTGCAGCTCTCCCGATTTGCTCTG AATTCAGTGTTTTTGGAGCATCAATGTCAGGTGCTTGCATTGGGTTTCTTTTTCACAACAGATACAGGGCCTCCGTGGTTATGAGCCGGGTTGGTTCTTTCGCACTCGGAGGAGCAGTTGCCACAATTGCATCATGCAGTGGAATGTTTCTTCCAATGTTAATAGCATGCAGTCTCTTCTTTGTTGAGCTACTGTTTGCAATATTGCAG GTTCCTTTTCACATGGCTAAAAACTCTTTCCGCGGAACAAGCAGACATCCCCTGAAAATCCGCCCCTCGCATTACTACCTCAGACTTCTAGGGATAAAGGAACCTTATATCGTGGCGGGCGCATACATGATATCATGCTTCCTAACTCTGTTGGCAGGATACCTTGGCcttgtctcagcgtag
- the LOC107305676 gene encoding Cytochrome P450 710A1-like: MAAQSLSVPVPMPSSLDLRAAAPFLVAAVALYFLMEQVSYHRKKGPLPGPALVVPFLGSVAHMIRDPTGFWDAQAARAKRSGAGLAADFLVGRFVVFIRDSELSHRVFANVRPDAFHLIGHPFGKKLFGDHNLIYMFGEDHKDLRRRIAPNFTPRALSTYAALQQRVILAHLRRWLDRSGGGGGGAFPIRVPCRDMNLETSQTVFVGPYLAGEARRRFERDYNLFNVGLMALPIDLPCFAFRRAREGVARLVRTLGECARQSKARMRAGGEPECLVDFWMQDTLREMDEAAAAGRPPPAHTDDEEIGGFMFDFLFAAQDASTSSLCWAVSALDSHPEVLARVRAEVSAAWSPDSGEPMTAETIQGMRYTQAVAREVVRHRPPATLVPHIAGEAFQLTEWYTVPKGAIVFPSVYESSFQGFPDAEAFDPERFFSEARREDVAYRRNFLAFGAGPHQCVGQRYALNHLVLFMALFVSVVDFRRERTPGCDDPVYMPTIVPKDGCSVYLKQRCAKLPSF; encoded by the coding sequence ATGGCGGCGCAGTCTCTGTCCGTGCCCGTGCCCATGCCCAGCTCCTTGGACCTCCGCGCGGCGGCGCCGTTCCTGGTTGCCGCGGTggctttgtacttcctgatggagcAGGTGTCCTACCACCGGAAGAAGGGGCCCCTGCCCGGGCCGGCGCTCGTGGTGCCGTTCCTCGGCAGCGTAGCGCACATGATCCGCGACCCGACGGGGTTCTGGGACGCGCAGGCGGCGCGCGCCAAGCGGTCCGGCGCGGGCCTCGCCGCCGACTTCCTGGTGGGGCGGTTCGTGGTGTTCATCCGCGACTCGGAGCTGTCCCACCGCGTGTTCGCCAACGTCCGCCCCGACGCGTTCCACCTCATCGGCCACCCCTTCGGCAAGAAGCTGTTCGGCGACCACAACCTCATCTACATGTTCGGCGAGGACCACAAGGACCTGCGGCGGCGGATCGCGCCCAACTTCACCCCGCGCGCGCTGTCCACCTACGCCGCGCTCCAGCAGCGCGTCATCCTGGCGCACCTCCGGCGGTGGCTCGaccggagcggcggcggcggtggcggggcGTTCCCCATCCGCGTGCCCTGCCGCGACATGAACCTGGAGACCTCGCAGACGGTGTTCGTGGGGCCGTACCTCGCCGGGGAGGCCCGGCGGCGGTTCGAGCGGGACTACAACCTCTTCAACGTCGGGCTCATGGCGCTGCCCATCGACCTGCCCTGCTTCGCGTTCCGGCGCGCCAGGGAGGGCGTGGCGCGGCTGGTGCGCACGCTGGGCGAGTGCGCGCGGCAGAGCAAGGCGCGGATGCGCGCCGGCGGCGAGCCCGAGTGCCTGGTGGACTTCTGGATGCAGGACACGCTGCGGGAGATGgacgaggcggcggcggcggggcgcCCGCCCCCCGCGCACACCGACGACGAGGAGATCGGCGGGTTCATGTTCGACTTCCTGTTCGCGGCGCAGGACGCGTCCACCTCGTCCCTCTGCTGGGCGGTGTCGGCGCTGGACTCCCACCCGGAGGTGCTGGCCCGCGTGCGCGCCGAGGTGTCGGCCGCCTGGTCGCCGGACTCCGGCGAGCCGATGACGGCGGAGACGATCCAGGGGATGCGGTACACGCAGGCGGTGGCGCGCGAGGTGGTCCGGCACCGGCCCCCCGCGACGCTGGTGCCGCACATCGCGGGCGAGGCGTTCCAGCTGACGGAGTGGTACACGGTGCCCAAGGGCGCCATCGTGTTCCCGTCCGTGTACGAGTCGTCGTTCCAGGGGTTCCCGGACGCGGAGGCGTTCGACCCGGAGCGCTTCTTCTCGGAGGCGCGGCGGGAGGACGTGGCGTACAGGCGCAACTTCCTGGCATTCGGCGCCGGGCCGCACCAGTGCGTGGGGCAGCGGTACGCGCTGAACCACCTCGTCCTGTTCATGGCGCTGTTCGTgtcggtggtggacttccggcgggagaggacgcccgggtGCGACGACCCGGTGTACATGCCCACCATCGTGCCCAAGGACGGCTGCTCCGTGTACCTCAAGCAGCGATGCGCCAAGTTGCCGTCGTTCTGA